A genomic region of Geothrix edaphica contains the following coding sequences:
- a CDS encoding tetratricopeptide repeat protein, with protein MRESTSNPRRPALVLGLLFLLVLGAGGGVAWLLAARGLRSPLRVLLITPSQGGAGELDAATCRAIGALVQDHLESFGQAAVTSVTELPGDLEVIRAQPRSLMVVLEPSRQGEALVLSYRYVWGDRLVKGAPPAWVRCQGQPLEPAAAFEAFLGGFPRRIRMAGGPPLVPRQPACFWDLMGASARRFRNEQLEEAMALAERSVAAEPSCATPWILLGNLRYRRMLNCPAAFRQEQAETEVLIQRGLALAPYHPRGTFLLSLLKADGGNQAEALSLLMQARRLQPHNPTLLTGIAYAARGAGLLPLARRAMDLRDHLAFASLQPQAVDITCLYTGEVQHFEASLQEQPGHLRSTSGVLPFYRGYLALVRGDQGLARQEFKTAATLANGYPNILRLSQIYGLILEGQKDEAWKKLREYDQERIGMREPDGEFTLRLAEAYALIGDRASAMDMTGRAFARGFGCTTWYERSPMLEPLRGLPKWKALMQHLRERQSLMEDRFPIGLLEDN; from the coding sequence ATGCGCGAATCTACCTCCAATCCCCGCCGCCCGGCCCTGGTGCTGGGCCTCCTGTTCCTCCTGGTCCTTGGAGCGGGGGGCGGCGTGGCCTGGCTCCTGGCCGCGCGCGGGCTGCGCAGCCCCCTCCGCGTGCTGCTGATCACCCCTTCGCAGGGGGGCGCCGGGGAACTGGATGCCGCCACCTGCCGGGCCATCGGGGCCCTGGTCCAGGACCACCTGGAATCCTTCGGCCAGGCGGCCGTCACCAGCGTCACGGAGCTGCCGGGCGATCTGGAAGTCATCCGCGCCCAGCCCCGGAGCCTGATGGTGGTGCTCGAACCCTCCCGCCAGGGGGAGGCGCTGGTCCTCTCCTACCGGTATGTCTGGGGGGACAGGTTGGTCAAGGGCGCGCCCCCGGCCTGGGTCCGGTGCCAAGGGCAGCCGCTGGAGCCCGCGGCAGCCTTCGAGGCCTTCCTGGGCGGGTTCCCCAGGCGCATCCGCATGGCCGGCGGCCCGCCGCTGGTCCCCAGGCAGCCCGCCTGCTTCTGGGACCTGATGGGAGCGAGTGCCCGCCGGTTCAGGAACGAGCAGCTGGAAGAAGCCATGGCGCTGGCGGAGCGGTCCGTCGCGGCGGAACCCTCCTGCGCCACGCCGTGGATCCTCCTCGGCAACCTGCGCTATCGCCGTATGCTGAACTGCCCGGCGGCGTTCCGACAGGAGCAGGCGGAAACCGAGGTCCTGATCCAGCGCGGGCTGGCCCTGGCGCCGTACCACCCCAGGGGCACCTTCCTCCTGTCGCTGCTCAAGGCCGACGGGGGCAACCAGGCCGAGGCCCTGTCCCTGTTGATGCAGGCCCGGCGCTTGCAGCCGCACAACCCCACCCTGCTGACGGGCATCGCCTATGCCGCCCGGGGGGCCGGCCTGCTGCCCCTGGCCCGGCGCGCCATGGATCTGCGGGACCACCTGGCCTTCGCCAGCCTCCAGCCCCAGGCCGTGGACATCACCTGTCTGTATACCGGCGAGGTCCAGCACTTCGAGGCCAGCCTCCAGGAGCAGCCGGGGCATCTGCGCAGCACCTCCGGCGTACTGCCCTTCTACCGGGGCTACCTGGCCCTGGTGCGGGGGGACCAGGGGCTGGCCCGCCAGGAGTTCAAGACTGCGGCAACCCTGGCCAACGGCTATCCGAACATCCTCCGCCTGAGCCAGATCTACGGCCTGATCCTGGAAGGGCAGAAGGACGAGGCCTGGAAGAAGCTGCGGGAGTACGACCAGGAGCGCATCGGCATGCGCGAGCCCGATGGCGAGTTCACCCTCCGGCTGGCGGAAGCCTATGCGCTGATCGGCGACCGGGCCAGTGCCATGGACATGACGGGACGCGCCTTCGCCCGGGGCTTCGGCTGCACCACCTGGTACGAGCGCAGCCCCATGCTGGAGCCCCTCCGGGGCCTGCCCAAGTGGAAGGCCCTCATGCAGCACCTGCGGGAGCGGCAGAGCCTCATGGAGGACCGCTTCCCCATCGGGCTGCTGGAGGACAACTGA
- a CDS encoding S1C family serine protease, with the protein MIPSPRRFPPGLAILLALPLLAQAPAPTPAQPPSEDATIQRFRAHAAPRAVAQRPPLSAEERNTIRRFKEAKPSVVYVSAIAPVQDLRTLDITKIPTGTGTGFVWDEWGHVVTNHHVITVEDQGKRVAEVDEVEVTLADGKTYKGRVIGTSFAYDISVLQVFAPLGAMRPIPIGRSSDLQVGQAVSAIGNPFGLDHTLTKGVISALGREIGTGYNTKILNVIQTDAAVNPGNSGGPLLDSAGRLVGMNTAIAAATGASVGIGFAIPVDTLNRVVPLLIARSRLEPPRMGFETMGSYEAQQVFGITRGLVVRAVEPDSPAGRAGLRALEVDAAGRVKAMGDVLLGYQGRQIENEGQFMAMLELESPADEVVFDVLRDGRVIKVKLQLKATRKAEPTSI; encoded by the coding sequence ATGATCCCCAGCCCCCGCCGTTTCCCCCCGGGTCTCGCCATCCTCCTGGCCCTGCCCCTCCTGGCCCAGGCCCCCGCGCCGACTCCTGCGCAGCCCCCCAGCGAGGACGCCACCATCCAGCGCTTCCGGGCCCATGCGGCCCCCCGCGCCGTGGCGCAGCGTCCGCCCCTCAGCGCCGAGGAGCGCAACACCATCCGGCGCTTCAAGGAGGCCAAACCGAGCGTGGTGTACGTCTCGGCCATCGCGCCCGTTCAGGACCTCCGCACCCTTGACATCACCAAGATCCCCACGGGCACGGGGACCGGATTCGTGTGGGATGAGTGGGGCCACGTGGTCACGAATCACCACGTGATCACCGTGGAGGATCAGGGCAAGCGGGTGGCCGAAGTGGACGAGGTGGAGGTCACCCTCGCGGACGGCAAGACCTACAAGGGGCGGGTGATCGGCACGAGCTTCGCCTACGACATCTCCGTGCTCCAGGTCTTCGCCCCCCTCGGCGCCATGCGCCCCATCCCCATCGGACGCAGCTCCGACCTCCAGGTAGGCCAGGCGGTATCGGCCATCGGCAACCCCTTCGGCCTGGACCACACCCTCACGAAGGGCGTCATCTCCGCCCTGGGCCGGGAGATCGGCACGGGCTACAACACGAAGATCCTGAACGTGATCCAGACGGATGCGGCCGTGAATCCAGGCAACTCCGGCGGCCCCCTCCTGGACAGTGCCGGGCGCCTGGTGGGCATGAACACGGCCATTGCCGCCGCCACCGGCGCCTCCGTGGGCATCGGCTTCGCCATCCCCGTGGACACCCTGAACCGCGTGGTGCCCCTGCTCATCGCCCGGAGCCGCCTGGAGCCGCCCCGCATGGGCTTCGAGACCATGGGCAGCTACGAGGCCCAGCAGGTCTTCGGCATCACCCGGGGCCTGGTGGTGAGGGCGGTGGAGCCGGATTCGCCCGCGGGCCGGGCCGGCCTTCGTGCCCTGGAAGTCGATGCCGCGGGCCGCGTCAAGGCCATGGGGGATGTCCTCCTCGGCTACCAGGGGCGGCAGATCGAGAACGAGGGCCAGTTCATGGCCATGCTGGAGCTCGAGTC